A DNA window from Andrena cerasifolii isolate SP2316 chromosome 16, iyAndCera1_principal, whole genome shotgun sequence contains the following coding sequences:
- the Pnt gene encoding ETS transcription factor pointed isoform X5, which produces MPRARPSLPCFASNGPTGTTYRSLTVASPRTFSPPEFTHFLRERGALGSRECWQAVSGRVDDYIPAQVPPLTPGTNKKMTEALEASFASWEKERVRLNITKDPRQWSEAAVAHWLHWAIGEFSLEGVAMQPWQHMTGKQICAMGKESFLARAPAFMGDILWEHLEILQKDVDAAKASLENVPGSMYESVCVPDLGDFLGYQGATHQVATPEHKSPATPASSTTSNSSGPQTGSQAASTLQPPSGAVPLPSRQYHNDGGYNHLRSPVCQDENQRDETSPPPHSHSTQPPNSHSSTPNSNNNNNNTTSANNAYIHLRNLNQLKTESSYSNHHITEHLQAAGGGLASGNDLPGTGSNETDLRVSQTATESYMTPAHYSGYDEASEYHSLPQDHQPPHPYNLDGSPEFYSASGIHLEPKYQPSPFKNYPRGRYHEGYSESSGYGQYDTTSFQTVPGSGSGGGSGGVAGDQWGVSPLGEHLTHHPAFLASLGQRDSSNPHHPSSIGNNPDQKPLLQSAMIAGYTSSGPCFTGSGPIQLWQFLLELLTDKSCQGFISWTGDGWEFKLTDPDEVARRWGIRKNKPKMNYEKLSRGLRYYYDKNIIHKTAGKRYVYRFVCDLQSLLGYSPEELHAMVDLKPEKKEED; this is translated from the exons ATGCCCCGTGCTCGTCCGTCTCTCCCTTGTTTCGCGTCGAACGGGCCGACAGGTACCACCTACCGCTCGCTTACCGTCGCGTCGCCTCGCACTTTCAGCCCGCCGGAATTTACACACTTTTTAAGGGAACGGGGAGCTCTGGGGTCCCGGGAATGCTGGCAGGCTGTCTCAGGACGCGTGGATGATT ATATACCGGCGCAAGTGCCGCCGTTAACACCTGGGACCAACAAGAAGATGACCGAGGCCCTGGAGGCTTCTTTCGCCTCCTGGGAGAAGGAACGAGTCCGCCTCAACATAACCAAAG ACCCGAGGCAATGGTCGGAGGCAGCTGTCGCTCACTGGCTGCATTGGGCGATCGGGGAGTTCTCTCTGGAGGGTGTGGCGATGCAGCCCTGGCAGCACATGACCGGGAAACAGATTTGTGCCATGGGGAAGGAATCCTTTCTGGCACGTGCGCCGGCCTTCATGGGCGATATCCTGTGGGAACACCTCGAGATCCTGCAGAAAG ATGTCGACGCGGCGAAGGCCTCCCTGGAGAACGTGCCGGGCAGCATGTACGAAAGCGTATGCGTGCCAGATTTAGGGGATTTCCTGGGCTACCAGGGCGCGACACATCAGGTGGCGACCCCGGAGCACAAGAGTCCAGCGACGCCCGCGAGTTCCACCACCTCGAACTCGTCAGGCCCTCAAACCGGAAGCCAAGCGGCGTCCACGTTGCAACCACCCTCCGGCGCGGTTCCTCTGCCCTCGAGACAGTATCATAACGATG GAGGCTACAACCACCTGCGCAGTCCTGTCTGCCAGGACGAGAACCAGAGGGACGAGACGTCGCCGCCACCGCACAGCCATAGCACCCAACCCCCCAACTCTCATTCCAGCACTCCgaacagcaacaacaacaacaataacacCACCAGCGCGAACAACGCGTACATACATCTGCGGAACTTGAACCAGCTGAAAACGGAGT CAAGCTACAGCAATCACCACATAACGGAGCACCTACAAGCGGCTGGCGGAGGGTTGGCGAGCGGCAACGACCTCCCAGGCACAGGGTCCAACGAGACCGACCTCAGGGTCAGCCAAACCGCCACAGAGAGTTACATGACTCCCGCCCACTATTCAGGCTACGACGAGGCGTCCGAGTACCACAGCCTACCCCAGGACCACCAGCCTCCTCATCCCTACAACCTGGATGGCTCGCCGGAGTTCTACAGCGCCAGCGGAATCCACCTGGAGCCCAAGTACCAGCCCTCGCCGTTCAAGAACTATCCCCGAG GTCGCTACCACGAGGGCTACAGCGAGAGCAGTGGGTACGGTCAGTACGATACGACGTCATTCCAAACGGTTCCTGGAAGCGGAAGCGGGGGTGGAAGTGGCGGCGTAGCCGGTGACCAATGGGGTGTCAGTCCCCTTGGCGAACACCTCACCCACCATCCCGCTTTCCTCGCGAGTCTCGGTCAACGGGACTCTTCCAACCCTCACCATCCCTCCTCTATCGGTAACAATCCCGACCAGAAGCCTCTGCTGCAGAGTGCCATGATCGCAGGTTACACAA GCAGTGGCCCCTGCTTCACTGGCTCAGGTCCCATTCAGCTCTGGCAGTTCCTACTGGAGCTGCTGACAGACAAGTCCTGTCAAGGGTTCATCTCGTGGACCGGCGACGGCTGGGAGTTCAAGCTGACGGACCCGGACGAGGTGGCACGTCGCTGGGGCATCCGCAAGAACAAGCCGAAGATGAACTACGAGAAGCTGAGCCGCGGGCTCCGCTACTACTACGACAAGAACATAATCCACAAGACCGCTGGCAAGCGATACGTCTACCGTTTTGTCTGTGACTTACAGAGCCTCCTAGG ATACAGCCCGGAAGAGCTCCATGCAATGGTCGACCTGAAACcagagaaaaaggaagaagactGA
- the Pnt gene encoding ETS transcription factor pointed isoform X6: MYSGNARTALMYVDYGGDAYAGMGIKAMKSFARPRDIPAQVPPLTPGTNKKMTEALEASFASWEKERVRLNITKDPRQWSEAAVAHWLHWAIGEFSLEGVAMQPWQHMTGKQICAMGKESFLARAPAFMGDILWEHLEILQKDVDAAKASLENVPGSMYESVCVPDLGDFLGYQGATHQVATPEHKSPATPASSTTSNSSGPQTGSQAASTLQPPSGAVPLPSRQYHNDGGYNHLRSPVCQDENQRDETSPPPHSHSTQPPNSHSSTPNSNNNNNNTTSANNAYIHLRNLNQLKTESSYSNHHITEHLQAAGGGLASGNDLPGTGSNETDLRVSQTATESYMTPAHYSGYDEASEYHSLPQDHQPPHPYNLDGSPEFYSASGIHLEPKYQPSPFKNYPRGRYHEGYSESSGYGQYDTTSFQTVPGSGSGGGSGGVAGDQWGVSPLGEHLTHHPAFLASLGQRDSSNPHHPSSIGNNPDQKPLLQSAMIAGYTSSGPCFTGSGPIQLWQFLLELLTDKSCQGFISWTGDGWEFKLTDPDEVARRWGIRKNKPKMNYEKLSRGLRYYYDKNIIHKTAGKRYVYRFVCDLQSLLGYSPEELHAMVDLKPEKKEED, translated from the exons ATATACCGGCGCAAGTGCCGCCGTTAACACCTGGGACCAACAAGAAGATGACCGAGGCCCTGGAGGCTTCTTTCGCCTCCTGGGAGAAGGAACGAGTCCGCCTCAACATAACCAAAG ACCCGAGGCAATGGTCGGAGGCAGCTGTCGCTCACTGGCTGCATTGGGCGATCGGGGAGTTCTCTCTGGAGGGTGTGGCGATGCAGCCCTGGCAGCACATGACCGGGAAACAGATTTGTGCCATGGGGAAGGAATCCTTTCTGGCACGTGCGCCGGCCTTCATGGGCGATATCCTGTGGGAACACCTCGAGATCCTGCAGAAAG ATGTCGACGCGGCGAAGGCCTCCCTGGAGAACGTGCCGGGCAGCATGTACGAAAGCGTATGCGTGCCAGATTTAGGGGATTTCCTGGGCTACCAGGGCGCGACACATCAGGTGGCGACCCCGGAGCACAAGAGTCCAGCGACGCCCGCGAGTTCCACCACCTCGAACTCGTCAGGCCCTCAAACCGGAAGCCAAGCGGCGTCCACGTTGCAACCACCCTCCGGCGCGGTTCCTCTGCCCTCGAGACAGTATCATAACGATG GAGGCTACAACCACCTGCGCAGTCCTGTCTGCCAGGACGAGAACCAGAGGGACGAGACGTCGCCGCCACCGCACAGCCATAGCACCCAACCCCCCAACTCTCATTCCAGCACTCCgaacagcaacaacaacaacaataacacCACCAGCGCGAACAACGCGTACATACATCTGCGGAACTTGAACCAGCTGAAAACGGAGT CAAGCTACAGCAATCACCACATAACGGAGCACCTACAAGCGGCTGGCGGAGGGTTGGCGAGCGGCAACGACCTCCCAGGCACAGGGTCCAACGAGACCGACCTCAGGGTCAGCCAAACCGCCACAGAGAGTTACATGACTCCCGCCCACTATTCAGGCTACGACGAGGCGTCCGAGTACCACAGCCTACCCCAGGACCACCAGCCTCCTCATCCCTACAACCTGGATGGCTCGCCGGAGTTCTACAGCGCCAGCGGAATCCACCTGGAGCCCAAGTACCAGCCCTCGCCGTTCAAGAACTATCCCCGAG GTCGCTACCACGAGGGCTACAGCGAGAGCAGTGGGTACGGTCAGTACGATACGACGTCATTCCAAACGGTTCCTGGAAGCGGAAGCGGGGGTGGAAGTGGCGGCGTAGCCGGTGACCAATGGGGTGTCAGTCCCCTTGGCGAACACCTCACCCACCATCCCGCTTTCCTCGCGAGTCTCGGTCAACGGGACTCTTCCAACCCTCACCATCCCTCCTCTATCGGTAACAATCCCGACCAGAAGCCTCTGCTGCAGAGTGCCATGATCGCAGGTTACACAA GCAGTGGCCCCTGCTTCACTGGCTCAGGTCCCATTCAGCTCTGGCAGTTCCTACTGGAGCTGCTGACAGACAAGTCCTGTCAAGGGTTCATCTCGTGGACCGGCGACGGCTGGGAGTTCAAGCTGACGGACCCGGACGAGGTGGCACGTCGCTGGGGCATCCGCAAGAACAAGCCGAAGATGAACTACGAGAAGCTGAGCCGCGGGCTCCGCTACTACTACGACAAGAACATAATCCACAAGACCGCTGGCAAGCGATACGTCTACCGTTTTGTCTGTGACTTACAGAGCCTCCTAGG ATACAGCCCGGAAGAGCTCCATGCAATGGTCGACCTGAAACcagagaaaaaggaagaagactGA
- the LOC143377744 gene encoding DNA mismatch repair protein MutL, which produces MEKFIMETSNVASFTECVLQLVSNSLNANSTAIAIRIYVKERYIQVVDDGAGIPKQVLDTVAEYDMQNAYNWSILDICNCNSKNQTLANIRRLSDAVMISSRSYTSPTTYMKIFKGYHAPNIVTIPERQACGTTVSIYGFHELTLNKWNVSLMRHLLENIALVNPQASFSIRDDEKKELITKISKPRTSIHIFQVLYDNKVVSLNNMWYIEDKEKSYIQFSAYIGLSNIRSNSPQFIFLNNIPVRCPLILREISDMFIAGWKPVRRVQRNAFILLFITCPEYIFTIEQEKRTLMLPRMHDLLQSVRVKMINIFNNNVSPLSRSVSRRIRRNGNLIYSNENSLNNMNLFKNTSILRQPPVIEAGQPLTAAPRNSNNLTSAPSEWSNWSYKSPTAPKRNKRHGNSVTFYKRFDFLPEKLHKVLRARTKLTKTDFLNDSSGSIFSFKLKTGLQIPDTLLHQEMDVRPCKAAQRFHEFRLKKEHLKFIKILGQMNNEFIVGLLIHNDVKVLLLMDQHAIHERIRYEDLLRKYKLQARHQLHSIKLRDPISINLPIDKCNSLASRQMQLTKFGVSLSVISDTTVAVRAVPECLKRNKYHHDETKLKLNVQNLLNEILQSHSTNNDLPLTIHNAIAMEACHGTLFISDITSKVDNAYINIQNIYFSVANAGFQYNNNLIRFYIALFRPLSNIRVFQEL; this is translated from the exons ATGGAGAAGTTTATAATGGAGACATCTAACGTTGCAAGTTTCACAGAATGTGTATTGCAATTG GTCTCGAATTCTTTAAATGCGAACTCTACAGCGATCGCAATACGAATTTACGTGAAAGAACGTTACATTCAAGTAGTCGACGATGGTGCAGGGATACCTAAGCAGGTATTAGACACCGTCGCCGAGTACGATATGCAAAATGCTTATAATTGGAGTATACTAGacatttgcaattgtaattcaAAGAACCAGACACTCGCGAACATTCGCAGATTATCTGATGCTGTGATGATAAGTTCGAGAAGTTACACTTCACCAACAACGTACATGAAG ATATTCAAAGGCTACCATGCTCCTAACATTGTCACAATTCCGGAAAGACAAGCGTGTGGCACTACTGTGAGCATCTATGGATTTCACGAATTAACATTAAATAAATGGAACGTATCTTTGATGCGCCACCTGCTTGAAAACATTGCCCTGGTTAATCCGCAA GCTTCATTCTCTATCAGGGATGACGAAAAGAAAGAACTTATCACGAAAATCAGCAAACCCCGTACTTCAATACATATTTTTCAAGTATTATATGATAATAAAGTAGTATCACTGAATAATATGTGGTACATAGAAGATAAGGAAAAATCTTATATCCAGTTCTCTGCATATATTGGATTAAGTAATATTAGGTCCAATTCTCCACAGTTTATCTTCTTAAACAACATACCTGTTCGTTGTCCCCTAATTCTGCGAGAAATCTCGGACATGTTCATTGCTGGGTGGAAACCCGTTAGAAGGGTGCAGAGGAATGCGTTTATTCTGCTGTTTATCACGTGCCCAGAGTATATCTTTACAATAGAACAAGAAAAGAGGACTCTGATGTTACCTAGGATGCACGACTTGTTGCAAAGTGTTAGAGTTAAGATGATTAACATCTTTAACAATAATGTTTCGCCACTTTCTAGAAGTGTCTCGAGACGCATCAGGCGCAACGGGAATTTGATATACAGCAATGAAAATAGTTTAAACAACATGAACTTATTTAAGAATACATCAATACTTCGACAACCGCCTGTAATCGAAGCTGGTCAGCCGTTAACAGCTGCACCGCGAAATAGTAAT AACCTTACATCGGCGCCTTCGGAGTGGTCCAACTGGAGTTATAAAAGCCCGACTGCGCCCAAAAGGAACAAACGTCACGGCAACTCTGTGACGTTTTACAAACGCTTTGACTTCCTGCCAGAGAAGTTGCATAAAGTTTTACGCGCCAGAACGAAGCTGACGAAAACCGACTTCTTGAACGACTCCAGTGGAAGCATATTTTCCTTCAAATTGAAGACTGGCTTGCAGA TTCCTGATACACTGCTCCACCAAGAAATGGATGTACGCCCGTGTAAAGCTGCTCAACGATTCCACGAATTCAGATTAAAGAAGGAACacttgaaattcataaaa ATACTGGGTCAGATGAATAATGAATTCATAGTGGGATTACTAATTCATAACGACGTGAAAGTCCTTTTATTGATGGACCAACATGCTATTCACGAGAGAATACGATACGAAGATTTACTGCGCA aATACAAACTTCAAGCAAGACATCAATTGCATTCTATAAAATTGAGAGATCCTATCAGTATAAACTTGCCCATAGATAAGTGCAATTCACTCGCATCGCGTCAAATGCAATTAACGAAATTTGGAGTAAGTTTGAGCGTCATCAGCGATACCACGGTAGCAGTGCGCGCGGTGCCAGAATGTTTGAAGCGGAACAAGTATCATCACGATGAAACGAAGTTGAAGCTGAATGTGCAGAATCTCTTGAACGAAATATTACAAAGTCACTCGACCAATAACGATCTACCACTCACCATTCATAATGCAATTGCAATGGAGGCTTGCCACGGTACGCTTTTTATAAGTGATATAACGAGTAAAGTAGACAATGCatatataaatattcagaatatatatttttcagtaGCAAATGCAGGTTTTCAATACAATAACAATCTCATTCGTTTCTACATAGCTCTCTTTCGGCCATTATCTAACATACGAGTATTTCAGGAGCTATAA